A genomic window from Qipengyuania oceanensis includes:
- a CDS encoding TonB-dependent receptor, with translation MLYHQKRLASFGASLLALSIAAPAWAQDKPTPPQSGDPSADERVEDDFHDRRLDEQGTIIVTAQGLRQFDLLAGTSVVEGAELSANMNGQVGEVLAKLPGVTASGFAPGASRPILRGFSGERVKVLVDGIGAIDVSNTSADHAVSIDPLTAESIEVLRGPAVLLYGSQAIGGAVNVIDKRIPRRVPDEPIHVDAIARADSATDLREAGASVDAPLGGGFVVHADGSWRKTGDLEIPGYALSDEFRAEILAEAEEEAGEGHLDEAEELREAAEQRGFVPNTATETWTANGGIAFFRGGSNLGVSVGIYDTAYGIPGRPGTGHAHGGDEGEGAESGEEEEGPVTIGLRQWRADLRGDVELGDGLFDELKIRGGYSDYTHTEFEGDEVGTVFDVEGIEARMQLVQNERGAWRGSIGSQFMYRDFVATGAEAFIAPNETEQFALFALQEYGNGPFQIEGSARYEMTSVDDTQDRIARDFDTFSGAIGLAYEGPRALRAGVNLSRVARAPSAEELFSDGPHIATQAYELGDPGLVKESAWGVELFARGKVGRAEFSLAAYKNWFDNYIYLSETGAEEDGLPVFAYLQDDATYTGFEGEVTYDIVDTGPLTVSTDLRGEYVRAKLSDGRSLPRIPPLSLLGALEAETDAFDARAEVQWFAAQDKVAPFETRTDGFTMVNASLTWRPMGRDSISVLVKADNIFDATGRRQASFTKDFVPLAGRNFTVGLRASF, from the coding sequence ATGTTGTATCATCAAAAACGCCTCGCTTCGTTCGGAGCCTCGCTACTCGCCCTTTCGATTGCTGCCCCTGCATGGGCGCAGGACAAGCCCACTCCTCCGCAATCCGGTGATCCGTCTGCCGACGAGCGGGTCGAGGACGATTTTCACGATCGACGCCTGGACGAGCAGGGGACGATCATCGTCACGGCCCAGGGTCTTCGCCAGTTCGATCTGCTTGCAGGGACCAGCGTGGTCGAGGGTGCCGAGCTTTCCGCTAATATGAATGGCCAGGTCGGCGAGGTCCTCGCCAAGTTACCGGGTGTTACGGCCAGCGGATTCGCGCCCGGTGCCTCGCGCCCGATCCTGCGCGGTTTCTCGGGCGAGCGGGTGAAGGTTCTGGTCGACGGGATCGGCGCGATCGACGTCAGCAACACCTCGGCCGACCATGCGGTCTCGATCGATCCGCTGACGGCGGAAAGCATCGAGGTCCTGCGCGGGCCTGCCGTGCTGCTCTACGGCAGCCAGGCGATCGGCGGCGCGGTGAACGTCATCGACAAGCGCATCCCGCGCCGGGTTCCCGACGAGCCGATTCACGTCGACGCGATCGCGCGGGCGGACAGTGCGACCGACCTGCGCGAAGCGGGTGCATCGGTGGATGCACCGCTGGGCGGGGGCTTCGTCGTCCATGCCGACGGTTCGTGGCGCAAGACCGGCGATCTCGAGATACCCGGCTACGCCCTGTCCGACGAGTTTCGTGCCGAGATTCTCGCCGAGGCGGAGGAAGAGGCAGGGGAAGGCCATCTCGACGAGGCGGAGGAACTGCGCGAAGCGGCCGAACAGCGCGGCTTCGTGCCCAATACCGCGACCGAAACCTGGACCGCGAATGGCGGGATCGCATTCTTCCGCGGCGGCAGCAACTTGGGCGTATCGGTCGGCATCTACGACACGGCCTATGGCATTCCGGGACGGCCGGGCACCGGCCATGCGCATGGCGGGGACGAAGGAGAGGGTGCCGAAAGCGGCGAAGAGGAAGAAGGTCCGGTCACGATCGGCCTGCGCCAATGGCGCGCCGACCTGCGCGGGGATGTCGAGCTTGGCGACGGCCTCTTCGACGAGCTGAAGATCCGCGGCGGATATTCCGATTACACCCACACCGAGTTCGAAGGCGACGAGGTCGGCACGGTATTCGACGTCGAGGGTATCGAGGCGCGGATGCAGCTGGTCCAGAACGAGCGCGGCGCCTGGCGCGGCAGCATCGGATCGCAGTTCATGTACCGCGATTTCGTGGCGACCGGGGCCGAGGCCTTCATCGCGCCTAACGAGACCGAGCAGTTCGCGCTGTTCGCCTTGCAGGAATACGGCAACGGCCCGTTCCAGATCGAAGGGTCGGCGCGATACGAGATGACCTCGGTCGACGATACGCAAGACCGGATCGCTCGCGACTTCGATACCTTCTCAGGCGCCATCGGCCTTGCGTACGAAGGGCCGCGGGCACTGCGTGCCGGGGTCAACTTGTCGCGGGTCGCCCGTGCACCGAGCGCGGAGGAGCTGTTCTCCGACGGACCGCACATCGCGACGCAGGCTTACGAGCTCGGCGATCCGGGCCTGGTCAAGGAAAGCGCATGGGGCGTGGAGCTGTTCGCGCGAGGCAAGGTCGGCCGGGCCGAATTCTCGCTCGCCGCCTACAAGAACTGGTTCGACAACTACATCTACCTGTCCGAGACCGGAGCCGAAGAAGACGGGCTGCCCGTCTTCGCCTATCTCCAGGACGATGCGACCTACACCGGCTTCGAAGGCGAGGTGACTTACGACATCGTCGATACCGGGCCGCTCACCGTTTCGACCGACCTGCGCGGCGAATACGTGAGGGCCAAGCTGTCCGACGGGAGATCGCTGCCGCGCATTCCGCCCTTGAGCCTGCTCGGGGCGCTGGAAGCGGAGACCGATGCGTTCGATGCCCGAGCCGAAGTGCAGTGGTTCGCCGCACAGGACAAGGTCGCCCCGTTCGAGACGCGAACCGACGGTTTCACCATGGTCAACGCGTCGCTGACCTGGCGACCGATGGGCCGCGATTCGATCAGCGTGCTGGTGAAGGCCGACAACATCTTCGATGCGACCGGCCGCCGCCAGGCGAGCTTCACGAAGGATTTCGTGCCGCTCGCGGGCCGCAACTTCACCGTGGGCCTGCGCGCCAGCTTCTGA
- a CDS encoding tetratricopeptide repeat protein, with the protein MGHDISYMNTRQEHTLASMGLNIDEQKAVDRFRTEVVEPSMTKLVILDFWAEWCGPCKQLAPVLEKVAADYADKGVVLKKIDVDQEQFIAAQFQVQSIPTVYAMFQGQPVADLTNARTEGQLKQTLDQILAQVPVQAGAAGDAGAQAGPSDEEIQQFVAMGEEVLAGGDAERAAGIFGQVVQMAPTNAAAHAGLIRALVQADRAEDAQAHLDSLDPAVADDPMVQTARSALELAGTKVDDGELQALRARAAESPADMGAQYAFAEAAYVAGQRDEAADTLLAMIEADREWNEGAAKAKLLQIFEAIGLEDPWVSGTRRRLSKILFG; encoded by the coding sequence ATGGGGCACGACATCAGCTACATGAACACGCGACAGGAGCACACCTTGGCCAGCATGGGTCTCAATATCGACGAACAGAAAGCGGTCGACCGCTTCCGCACGGAGGTCGTCGAACCTTCGATGACCAAGCTCGTGATCCTCGATTTCTGGGCCGAGTGGTGCGGACCGTGCAAGCAGCTTGCACCCGTGCTGGAGAAGGTTGCGGCAGATTATGCCGACAAGGGCGTGGTGCTGAAGAAGATCGACGTCGACCAGGAACAGTTCATTGCCGCGCAGTTCCAAGTGCAGTCGATCCCGACCGTCTACGCGATGTTCCAGGGTCAGCCAGTGGCGGACCTGACCAATGCCCGCACCGAAGGCCAGCTCAAGCAGACGCTCGACCAGATCCTCGCACAGGTTCCGGTGCAGGCTGGCGCAGCAGGCGATGCGGGCGCGCAGGCCGGACCGAGCGACGAGGAAATCCAGCAGTTCGTCGCCATGGGCGAAGAAGTGCTCGCGGGCGGCGATGCGGAGCGTGCTGCCGGCATTTTCGGCCAGGTGGTGCAGATGGCGCCGACCAATGCCGCCGCCCATGCCGGGTTGATCCGCGCATTGGTGCAGGCGGACAGGGCCGAGGATGCCCAGGCCCATCTCGATTCGCTCGATCCGGCGGTCGCGGACGACCCGATGGTCCAGACGGCCAGGAGCGCGCTCGAGTTGGCAGGGACGAAAGTTGACGATGGCGAGTTGCAGGCGCTTCGCGCACGTGCTGCCGAAAGCCCGGCGGACATGGGCGCGCAATACGCCTTTGCCGAAGCAGCCTATGTCGCAGGTCAGCGTGACGAGGCGGCAGACACCCTGCTCGCCATGATCGAGGCGGACCGCGAATGGAACGAGGGCGCGGCAAAGGCCAAGCTGCTCCAGATCTTCGAGGCGATCGGGCTCGAAGATCCGTGGGTGTCCGGCACCCGCCGCCGCCTGTCGAAGATCCTGTTCGGCTGA
- the fumC gene encoding class II fumarate hydratase: MAGHRMESDTMGELAVPADKLWGAQTQRSLENFRIGGETMPLGIVHALGLVKRAAARVNMRLAGLDARLGDAIVEAASEVADGKLDEHFPLVVWQTGSGTQSNMNANEVIANRANILLGGEAGAKSPVHPNDHVNMSQSSNDTIPTAIHVAAARAIAGDLLPALRHLHQALADKAARWGDIVKIGRTHTQDAVPLTLAQEFGGYAAQVEQSIARIEATVPGVMELAQGGTAVGTGLNAPDGFGAAFASDLAEDTGLAFTSAPDKFAALGAEDALVFCHGSLAALASALYKIANDIRFLASGPRAGLGELSLPANEPGSSIMPGKVNPTQCEALTQVAARVMGNQSTMQFAGSQGQFELNVFRPVIGYTLLQSIRLLADASVSFTDNLVIGIEPNRDRIEELVESSLMLVTALAPHIGYDKAAEIAKRAHKDGTTLRKAALDLGYVEEEEFDRIVRPGSMV; encoded by the coding sequence ATGGCCGGACACAGGATGGAAAGCGACACGATGGGCGAGCTCGCAGTCCCCGCCGACAAGTTATGGGGCGCGCAGACCCAGCGCTCGCTCGAGAATTTCCGCATCGGCGGCGAGACCATGCCGCTCGGCATTGTCCATGCGCTCGGGCTGGTGAAGCGGGCGGCGGCGCGGGTGAACATGCGGCTGGCCGGGCTGGATGCAAGGCTTGGCGATGCGATCGTGGAGGCGGCCAGCGAAGTCGCCGATGGCAAGCTGGACGAACATTTCCCTCTGGTCGTGTGGCAGACCGGCTCGGGCACGCAGTCGAACATGAATGCCAACGAGGTGATCGCGAACCGGGCAAACATCCTGCTTGGCGGCGAGGCGGGGGCCAAGTCGCCGGTCCATCCCAACGATCACGTCAACATGAGCCAGTCGTCGAACGATACCATTCCGACCGCGATCCACGTCGCTGCGGCGCGTGCGATAGCGGGCGACTTGCTGCCTGCGTTGCGCCACCTCCACCAAGCACTGGCCGACAAGGCCGCTCGCTGGGGCGATATCGTCAAGATCGGCCGCACGCATACGCAGGATGCCGTGCCGCTGACTCTGGCGCAGGAATTCGGCGGCTATGCCGCGCAGGTCGAGCAGTCGATCGCGCGGATCGAGGCGACGGTGCCCGGCGTTATGGAACTGGCGCAAGGCGGCACGGCGGTCGGCACCGGGCTCAACGCGCCTGATGGCTTCGGCGCGGCTTTCGCCAGCGATCTGGCGGAAGATACCGGCCTTGCTTTTACCAGCGCGCCCGACAAGTTCGCGGCGCTGGGGGCGGAAGATGCGCTCGTCTTCTGCCACGGTTCGCTCGCGGCGCTGGCGAGCGCGCTCTACAAGATCGCAAACGACATCCGCTTCCTTGCCAGCGGGCCGAGGGCGGGCCTCGGAGAATTGTCGCTCCCCGCGAACGAGCCGGGCAGTTCGATCATGCCGGGCAAGGTCAACCCGACCCAGTGCGAAGCTCTGACGCAGGTCGCGGCGCGGGTGATGGGCAACCAGTCGACCATGCAGTTCGCTGGCAGCCAAGGGCAGTTCGAGCTCAACGTGTTCCGCCCGGTGATCGGCTACACCTTGCTCCAGTCGATCCGGCTGCTGGCCGACGCTTCTGTCAGCTTCACCGACAATCTCGTGATCGGGATCGAACCCAATCGCGACCGGATCGAGGAACTGGTCGAAAGCTCGCTGATGCTGGTGACCGCGCTCGCGCCGCACATCGGCTACGACAAGGCCGCAGAAATCGCGAAGAGAGCGCACAAGGACGGCACGACGCTGCGCAAGGCGGCCCTGGATCTTGGCTATGTGGAGGAGGAGGAATTCGACCGCATCGTGCGGCCCGGCAGCATGGTCTGA
- a CDS encoding LON peptidase substrate-binding domain-containing protein — translation MKLSIFPLSGAVLYPGLQLPLHVFEPRYRALVGDALVRDRRIGMIQPQRAAENAPLYSVGCIGRIEDVEALEDGRYNIVLTGEARFRWSRELDADTLFRQLEVEPIVDDEGEALSSIERASFEREARRFADAQGYSVDWKSVERLDDMSLINGVSQIAPFDAASKQALLEANSLAERCELLVQLMQFFSLGDPGEEIITLQ, via the coding sequence ATGAAGCTGTCGATCTTTCCCCTGTCCGGCGCGGTCCTCTACCCGGGGCTGCAATTGCCGCTGCATGTCTTCGAGCCGCGCTACCGTGCGCTGGTCGGCGATGCGCTGGTGCGCGACCGGCGGATCGGGATGATCCAGCCGCAACGCGCCGCGGAAAACGCGCCGCTCTATTCGGTCGGCTGCATCGGCCGGATCGAGGATGTCGAGGCGCTGGAAGATGGCCGTTACAACATTGTGCTCACCGGCGAGGCGCGCTTTCGGTGGAGCCGCGAACTCGATGCCGACACGCTGTTCCGCCAGCTCGAGGTCGAACCGATCGTCGACGACGAGGGTGAGGCCCTGTCCAGCATCGAACGCGCCAGCTTCGAGCGCGAAGCGCGGCGTTTCGCCGATGCGCAGGGCTACAGCGTCGACTGGAAGTCGGTCGAGCGGCTCGACGACATGTCGCTGATCAACGGCGTGTCGCAGATCGCGCCCTTCGACGCTGCGTCCAAGCAGGCGCTGCTCGAAGCCAATTCGCTCGCCGAACGGTGCGAACTGCTCGTCCAGCTGATGCAGTTCTTCAGCCTCGGCGATCCG
- the dcd gene encoding dCTP deaminase: MAILSDKWIREKATSEGMIEPFVEAQRREGCISYGLSSFGYDARVAPEFKIFTNVDSAVVDPKDFASNSFVDRDTDVCVIPPNSFALARTVEYFRIPEDVLVICLGKSTYARCGIIVNVTPLEPGWEGHVTLEFSNTTPLPAKIYANEGACQFLFLQGNERPEVTYADRAGKYMGQRGVTLPRL, translated from the coding sequence ATGGCGATTCTTTCCGACAAGTGGATCCGCGAAAAGGCGACGAGCGAAGGGATGATCGAACCCTTCGTCGAGGCGCAGCGGCGCGAGGGCTGCATCAGCTACGGACTGTCGAGCTTCGGCTACGACGCGCGGGTCGCGCCCGAGTTCAAGATCTTCACCAATGTCGACAGCGCGGTGGTCGATCCCAAGGATTTCGCGAGCAACAGCTTCGTCGATCGCGATACCGACGTTTGCGTCATTCCGCCCAATTCCTTCGCCCTTGCCCGGACGGTCGAATATTTCCGCATCCCGGAAGATGTGCTGGTTATCTGCCTCGGCAAATCGACCTATGCACGCTGCGGGATCATCGTGAACGTCACGCCGCTGGAGCCGGGCTGGGAAGGCCATGTGACGCTGGAATTCAGCAACACCACTCCCCTGCCCGCCAAGATCTATGCCAATGAAGGCGCGTGCCAGTTCCTGTTCCTGCAAGGCAACGAACGGCCCGAGGTCACCTATGCCGACCGGGCAGGCAAATACATGGGCCAGCGCGGGGTGACGCTTCCCCGGCTTTGA
- a CDS encoding acyl-CoA dehydrogenase family protein: MSEFLFDQWRSRSPHYDETHDAVAQSVRAFVTREIIPHVDAWEEAGELPRALHRKAAEAGVLGLGYPEEYGGSGTIVDGGSDGFDRFHSLVQTEELCRPGAGGIAASLMTHGIGLPPILAMGSEAMKQRIAPQVLSGDKIICLGITEPGGGSDVANLKTRAERKGAAFMVNGAKTLITSGMRADYITLAVRTGGEGFGGISLLLVETDRTGVSRTGLRKMGWHSSDTATIHFDDVEVPEENLIGPENQGFLGIMRNFNGERLGMAQQAAGFARICYEDALSWAQERETFGKPLSQRQTIRHKLAEMLRRILATQAMIDHCTYTVIQGTAQPGELALLKVQATRTLEHCAREACQILGGASFVRGSRIERIYREVRVMAIGGGSEEIMYDLASRQFGY, from the coding sequence ATGAGCGAATTCCTGTTCGACCAGTGGCGCAGCCGTTCGCCGCACTATGACGAGACGCATGATGCCGTGGCGCAGAGCGTGCGTGCGTTCGTCACCCGTGAGATCATCCCCCATGTCGACGCATGGGAGGAGGCGGGCGAATTGCCACGCGCGCTTCACCGCAAGGCCGCCGAAGCGGGCGTGCTCGGCCTCGGCTATCCGGAGGAATACGGCGGCAGCGGGACGATCGTCGATGGCGGTTCCGACGGGTTCGACCGCTTCCACTCGCTGGTCCAGACGGAGGAACTGTGCCGCCCGGGGGCAGGCGGGATCGCCGCCTCCCTGATGACGCACGGTATCGGCCTGCCGCCGATCCTGGCGATGGGCAGCGAGGCGATGAAGCAGCGCATCGCGCCGCAGGTCCTCTCGGGCGACAAGATCATCTGCCTCGGCATCACCGAGCCGGGCGGCGGCTCGGACGTCGCGAACCTGAAGACCCGCGCGGAGAGGAAGGGCGCGGCTTTCATGGTCAACGGCGCCAAGACTCTCATCACGAGCGGCATGCGCGCCGATTACATCACGCTCGCGGTGCGGACCGGCGGCGAAGGCTTCGGCGGGATCTCGCTATTGCTGGTCGAGACCGACCGCACGGGTGTCTCGCGTACCGGTCTGCGCAAGATGGGCTGGCATTCGTCGGACACGGCGACGATCCATTTCGACGATGTCGAAGTACCGGAAGAAAACCTCATCGGGCCGGAGAATCAGGGGTTTCTCGGCATCATGCGCAACTTCAACGGCGAACGGCTCGGCATGGCTCAGCAGGCCGCCGGCTTTGCGCGAATCTGCTACGAGGACGCGCTCTCCTGGGCGCAGGAGCGCGAAACCTTCGGCAAGCCGCTCTCCCAGCGGCAGACCATCCGCCACAAGCTTGCCGAGATGCTGCGCAGGATCCTCGCGACGCAGGCGATGATCGATCATTGCACCTACACGGTCATCCAGGGAACGGCGCAGCCCGGAGAGCTTGCCTTGCTCAAGGTGCAAGCGACGCGGACGTTGGAGCATTGCGCACGCGAGGCGTGCCAGATCCTCGGCGGCGCGAGCTTCGTGCGCGGCAGCCGGATCGAGAGGATCTATCGCGAGGTGCGGGTGATGGCCATCGGCGGCGGATCGGAGGAGATCATGTACGATCTCGCGAGCCGCCAGTTCGGATACTGA
- a CDS encoding saccharopine dehydrogenase family protein has translation MSKKDRPLDIVVYGATGYTGRLVAEHFVREYGKREGGPKWAMAGRSLSKLEEVRDLIGAPASTPLIVADADDPASLDAMCQQTRVVLTTVGPYQLYGDALVAACAKSGTDYADLCGEPAWMREQIDAHHETAKSTGARICFSSGFDSIPFDLGVLMLQKEAVERFGAPAPRVKGRVRAMAGTFSGGTAASLTETMKAVAKKPKLALLLNDPFALTPAFDGPDQPNGMIPRHEEETGKWAAPFIMATINTKNVHRTNFLRGHPYGEDFRYDEMMVTSPGEAGKAAANAALEMLKNPFGAKPPKPGEGPTPEQRENGFYDVLFIGLMPDDRTIRYGVKGKYDPGYGSTSRMLAETGMALLDSDAEGGVGTPGSFLGEALVERLRDHAEISFEVED, from the coding sequence ATGAGCAAGAAAGATCGTCCCCTCGACATCGTGGTGTACGGCGCGACCGGCTACACCGGACGCCTGGTCGCCGAGCATTTCGTGCGCGAATACGGCAAGCGCGAAGGCGGGCCGAAGTGGGCCATGGCCGGGCGCAGCCTTTCCAAGCTGGAAGAAGTGCGCGACCTGATCGGCGCACCCGCTTCGACCCCACTGATCGTCGCCGACGCAGACGACCCGGCAAGCCTCGATGCCATGTGCCAGCAGACCCGGGTCGTGCTGACCACGGTCGGCCCCTACCAGCTCTACGGCGATGCGCTGGTTGCAGCCTGCGCGAAGAGCGGGACCGACTATGCCGACCTGTGCGGCGAGCCTGCATGGATGCGCGAGCAGATCGACGCGCATCATGAAACCGCGAAATCGACCGGCGCGCGAATCTGCTTTTCCTCCGGCTTCGATTCGATCCCCTTCGATCTCGGCGTGCTGATGCTCCAGAAGGAAGCCGTCGAGCGGTTCGGCGCGCCCGCCCCGCGCGTGAAGGGCCGCGTGCGTGCGATGGCCGGCACGTTCTCAGGCGGGACGGCGGCGAGCCTGACGGAGACGATGAAGGCGGTCGCGAAGAAGCCCAAGCTCGCCCTGCTGCTGAACGACCCCTTCGCGCTGACACCCGCCTTCGACGGGCCCGATCAGCCCAACGGCATGATCCCGCGGCACGAGGAAGAGACCGGCAAGTGGGCCGCGCCCTTCATCATGGCGACGATCAACACGAAGAACGTCCACCGCACCAATTTCCTGCGCGGCCATCCCTATGGCGAGGACTTCCGCTACGACGAGATGATGGTCACCAGTCCGGGCGAAGCGGGCAAGGCGGCGGCCAATGCCGCGCTGGAGATGCTCAAGAACCCGTTCGGCGCGAAGCCGCCCAAGCCCGGTGAAGGGCCGACGCCGGAGCAGCGTGAAAACGGCTTCTACGACGTGCTGTTCATCGGCCTGATGCCCGACGACCGGACGATCCGCTACGGCGTCAAGGGCAAGTACGATCCGGGCTATGGCTCGACCAGCCGGATGCTGGCCGAGACCGGCATGGCGCTGCTCGACAGCGATGCCGAAGGCGGAGTCGGTACGCCCGGCTCGTTCCTCGGCGAGGCGCTGGTCGAGCGGCTGCGCGACCATGCCGAGATCAGCTTCGAGGTCGAGGACTGA
- the glpD gene encoding glycerol-3-phosphate dehydrogenase, whose protein sequence is MRDLMVIGGGINGAGIARDAAGRGLSVILCEKDDLAAHTSSASTKLVHGGLRYLEHYEFRLVRESLQERDVLLRNAPHIIWPLRFVLPHDKGLRPKWMLLAGLFLYDRLGGRSALPKSRGVNLRELPHRPVLKERFTSGFEYSDCWVEDSRLVVLTAMDARDRGAEVRTRTRVTALERLPDRWRATLATGNGEEVIEARAIANAAGPWVDDLAQLGLAGEAKVHLRLVKGSHIIVPRKFAGETAYIFQNGDGRIIFAIPYEREFTLIGTTDLLFEGDRDTPEISAQEIDYLCSAASEYFRSPVTPDEIVSTYSGIRPLYEDNSAKNSTVTRDYVFEVDTHEGAPMLSVYGGKITTYRRLAEHALEKLAPLLGADETPWTRNAPLPGGDMPDADFKAFLWAASERWPWLPPEMLLRLARAYGTRIERVIGDATGLSGLGEHFAGDLYEAELQYLVDEEFAQTGRDVLWRRSKLGLHIKGDISSVIDRWLAAR, encoded by the coding sequence ATGCGCGATCTCATGGTCATCGGCGGCGGAATAAACGGCGCGGGCATCGCTCGCGATGCGGCGGGGCGCGGCCTGTCGGTGATCCTGTGCGAGAAGGACGATCTCGCTGCACACACCTCCTCCGCCAGCACCAAGCTGGTCCATGGCGGGCTGCGCTATCTCGAGCATTACGAATTCCGGCTGGTCCGCGAATCGCTGCAGGAACGCGACGTGCTGTTGCGCAACGCACCGCACATCATCTGGCCGCTGCGTTTCGTCCTGCCGCACGACAAGGGGCTGCGCCCGAAATGGATGCTGCTCGCGGGGCTGTTTCTCTACGACCGCCTGGGCGGGAGAAGCGCGCTGCCGAAAAGCCGCGGCGTGAACCTGCGCGAATTGCCGCACCGTCCGGTGCTGAAGGAACGCTTCACCAGCGGCTTCGAGTACTCGGACTGCTGGGTCGAGGATTCGCGGCTGGTCGTCCTGACCGCCATGGACGCGCGGGATCGGGGAGCGGAGGTCCGCACGCGGACCCGGGTGACCGCGCTCGAGCGCCTGCCGGACCGGTGGCGCGCCACGCTCGCCACCGGGAATGGCGAGGAAGTGATCGAGGCCCGCGCCATCGCGAATGCCGCAGGTCCATGGGTGGACGATCTCGCTCAGCTTGGCCTTGCGGGAGAGGCCAAGGTGCACCTGCGGCTTGTCAAGGGCAGCCACATCATCGTTCCCCGCAAGTTCGCCGGCGAGACCGCTTACATCTTCCAGAACGGCGACGGGCGGATCATTTTCGCCATACCCTACGAGCGCGAGTTCACCCTGATCGGGACCACCGACCTCCTGTTCGAGGGGGACCGCGACACGCCGGAAATCTCGGCGCAGGAGATCGACTACCTGTGCAGCGCGGCATCGGAATATTTCCGCAGCCCGGTGACGCCAGACGAGATCGTCTCGACCTATTCGGGCATCCGTCCGCTCTACGAGGACAATTCGGCGAAGAATTCGACCGTCACCCGCGACTACGTGTTCGAGGTCGATACCCACGAAGGCGCGCCGATGCTCTCGGTCTACGGCGGCAAGATCACGACCTATCGGCGGCTTGCCGAACACGCGCTCGAAAAGCTTGCGCCCCTGCTCGGAGCGGACGAGACGCCATGGACCAGGAACGCGCCGCTTCCCGGCGGCGACATGCCGGACGCCGACTTCAAGGCCTTCCTCTGGGCTGCAAGCGAGCGCTGGCCGTGGCTGCCGCCCGAGATGCTGCTGCGACTTGCGCGTGCCTACGGGACCCGGATCGAAAGGGTGATCGGCGATGCGACCGGGCTGAGCGGGCTCGGCGAGCATTTCGCGGGCGATCTCTACGAGGCGGAACTGCAATACCTGGTCGACGAGGAGTTCGCGCAGACCGGCCGGGATGTCCTGTGGCGTCGCTCCAAGCTCGGCCTCCATATCAAGGGCGACATATCATCGGTTATCGACCGCTGGCTCGCCGCGCGCTAG
- a CDS encoding S-methyl-5'-thioadenosine phosphorylase (Catalyzes the reversible phosphorolysis of 5'-deoxy-5'- methylthioadenosine (MTA) to adenine and 5-methylthio-D-ribose-1- phosphate) → MSSEWTIGIIGGSGLYALDSLEDAQWIGVKSSFGEPSDEILCGRIGDVRVRFLPRHGRGHRIAPGELNARANIDVLKRAGCTDVLAISAVGSLREELPPGHFVAVDQFIDRTKARADSFFGSGFVAHVSMANPVCPRLSKMAAAAVGKGGGKATLGGTYLAMEGPQFSTRAESRLYREWGADVIGMTGFPEARLAREAELPYALLGMVTDYDAWRENEKPVDVSEVIEQMGSNSALARKTIEAFVAALPEKRAPSPIDTTLDDAVITAPDNHDPQLVARLDAVAGRLLRMARGQ, encoded by the coding sequence ATGAGCAGCGAATGGACCATCGGCATCATCGGCGGCTCGGGCCTGTACGCGCTCGATTCGCTCGAAGACGCGCAGTGGATCGGGGTGAAGTCTTCCTTCGGCGAGCCGTCGGACGAGATCCTGTGCGGCCGGATTGGCGATGTGCGCGTGCGGTTTCTGCCCCGCCACGGACGCGGCCATCGCATCGCGCCCGGCGAACTGAACGCGCGGGCCAATATCGACGTGCTCAAGCGGGCTGGCTGCACGGATGTGCTGGCGATCAGCGCGGTCGGCAGCTTGCGCGAGGAACTGCCGCCCGGCCATTTCGTCGCCGTCGACCAGTTCATCGACCGGACCAAGGCGCGGGCGGACAGTTTCTTCGGCTCGGGTTTCGTCGCCCATGTGTCGATGGCCAACCCGGTCTGCCCGCGGTTAAGCAAGATGGCTGCGGCAGCGGTCGGAAAAGGGGGCGGCAAGGCCACGCTCGGCGGAACCTACCTGGCGATGGAAGGGCCGCAGTTTTCCACCCGCGCCGAAAGCCGGCTGTACCGCGAGTGGGGCGCCGACGTGATCGGCATGACCGGCTTTCCCGAAGCCCGCCTCGCGCGCGAGGCCGAGCTGCCTTACGCGCTGCTCGGCATGGTCACCGACTACGATGCCTGGCGCGAGAACGAAAAGCCGGTCGACGTCTCGGAAGTGATCGAGCAGATGGGGTCGAACAGCGCGCTGGCGAGAAAGACGATCGAGGCTTTTGTCGCGGCCTTGCCGGAAAAGCGTGCGCCCTCACCGATCGACACGACGCTGGACGATGCCGTGATCACCGCGCCCGACAATCACGACCCACAACTGGTCGCGAGGCTCGATGCGGTTGCCGGGCGACTGCTGCGCATGGCCCGCGGCCAATAG